A single Thiohalobacter thiocyanaticus DNA region contains:
- a CDS encoding DMT family transporter, which produces MNRDITQSRSALSPGTVALLVLLAFLWALCFPLINIGLAASPPLMFAGLRALLAGVVLLGVGLLLGRPVPRGLRVWAMLAMVGLSATSLGFFGMFIGGGWVAPGLATVIENTQPLLTAVLAWLLLGEALGPRRRLGLGLGFAGILVISLPRLLDLEGTGSPIGIGYLLAGAAGVALANVVLKCLVGRADPLMVVGSQLLIGSTPLLAAGYLGEGGISAINWSRDFLFAWLTLSLVGTALASLLWFVLLRRAALGRLTTFSFLTPIFGLIMGLTLFGERIGGYESMGIFVALLGVWFVTRGDVRTETQQAACRLAREHE; this is translated from the coding sequence ATGAACAGAGATATCACGCAAAGCCGCTCGGCACTGTCGCCGGGCACCGTGGCGCTGCTGGTGTTGCTGGCCTTTCTCTGGGCGCTGTGTTTTCCCCTGATCAATATCGGACTGGCCGCATCACCGCCGCTGATGTTTGCCGGACTCAGGGCGCTGCTGGCCGGTGTTGTGCTGTTGGGAGTCGGATTGCTGCTCGGTCGGCCGGTTCCTCGCGGCCTGCGGGTGTGGGCGATGCTGGCCATGGTCGGACTGAGTGCGACCAGCCTGGGGTTCTTCGGCATGTTCATCGGCGGCGGCTGGGTGGCGCCTGGCCTGGCGACCGTCATCGAAAACACCCAGCCTCTGCTGACCGCCGTCCTGGCCTGGCTGCTGCTGGGCGAGGCATTGGGCCCGCGGCGCAGACTCGGGCTCGGCCTGGGCTTTGCGGGCATCCTGGTGATAAGCCTCCCGCGTTTGCTGGATCTCGAGGGTACCGGTTCGCCCATCGGCATAGGGTATCTGCTGGCCGGGGCGGCGGGGGTGGCGCTCGCCAACGTCGTCCTGAAATGTCTGGTCGGCCGCGCCGATCCCCTGATGGTCGTGGGATCGCAGCTTCTGATCGGCAGTACGCCCCTGCTGGCGGCCGGCTATCTTGGCGAGGGCGGGATCTCCGCCATCAACTGGAGCCGGGACTTTCTGTTCGCATGGCTCACACTCAGTCTGGTGGGCACAGCACTGGCCTCCCTGTTGTGGTTCGTGCTGCTGCGCCGGGCAGCACTCGGCCGTCTGACCACATTCAGCTTCCTGACCCCCATCTTCGGTCTGATCATGGGGCTGACACTGTTTGGTGAAAGGATCGGGGGATACGAGTCGATGGGGATATTCGTGGCACTGCTGGGGGTCTGGTTCGTGACCCGTGGCGATGTGCGCACGGAGACCCAGCAGGCTGCTTGCCGGCTGGCGCGCGAGCATGAATGA
- a CDS encoding DsbA family oxidoreductase: MKEPRVKIDYFSDLLCVWAYGAQIKLDELRRAFGDKVLVRHHYIPLFGDTASRIGEGWRDRGGFEGFGRHVRETAGTWDHVEINPEIWQRNVPASSVPAHVFVKAAQLLESDGELDTAVPGDSVRSGAEELAWRLRERFFRDAGNIADRAVQDDTAASLGLPMEKLSERIDSGRAHAAAHLDLQAKELHQVPGSPCLVLNEGRQRLYGNVGYRVIEANVMQLLSDPLYGQASWC; the protein is encoded by the coding sequence ATGAAAGAGCCTCGAGTCAAAATCGATTATTTTTCGGATCTGTTGTGTGTATGGGCCTACGGCGCGCAGATCAAGCTGGATGAGCTGCGGCGCGCGTTCGGTGACAAAGTCCTTGTTCGGCACCATTACATCCCACTGTTCGGGGACACGGCGAGCCGCATAGGCGAGGGCTGGCGGGACCGCGGCGGGTTCGAAGGCTTCGGCAGGCATGTGCGTGAGACTGCCGGCACATGGGATCATGTCGAGATCAACCCTGAGATCTGGCAGCGCAACGTGCCGGCCTCATCCGTACCGGCCCATGTCTTTGTCAAGGCGGCCCAGCTGCTGGAATCCGACGGGGAACTGGATACTGCAGTGCCTGGAGATTCAGTGCGCTCAGGCGCCGAGGAGCTCGCCTGGCGGTTGCGGGAAAGGTTCTTCCGGGATGCCGGGAATATCGCTGATCGAGCCGTGCAGGACGATACCGCTGCGTCCCTGGGCCTGCCCATGGAGAAGCTGAGCGAGCGCATCGATTCCGGCCGGGCCCATGCCGCCGCCCACCTGGACCTGCAGGCAAAGGAGCTGCATCAGGTGCCGGGCAGCCCCTGCCTGGTGCTGAACGAGGGCCGGCAGCGGCTGTACGGCAATGTGGGTTACCGTGTGATCGAGGCCAATGTCATGCAGTTGCTCAGTGATCCGCTGTACGGTCAGGCCAGCTGGTGCTGA
- a CDS encoding YHS domain-containing protein: MQHVEDQIRDVVCGMWVSPASYPLKFRGMHFAFCSEECRERFQDNPGLFIGKPGEPAAKRSDEAWRKSRRIHLGKPLDQHQAEQVINRLNGLMSVTARWPKTDVLEVDYDLMQITARQIEGALEAVGVDLGGGWGERLKRSFVHLLEETESASREVEPMGGSGHSGHGHH; this comes from the coding sequence ATGCAGCATGTGGAGGATCAGATACGGGATGTTGTATGCGGCATGTGGGTGAGCCCTGCCTCTTACCCCTTGAAATTCCGCGGTATGCATTTCGCGTTCTGCTCCGAGGAATGCCGGGAGCGTTTCCAGGACAACCCCGGTCTGTTTATCGGCAAACCCGGTGAACCAGCGGCAAAGCGCTCGGATGAGGCCTGGCGAAAATCACGCCGGATCCATCTGGGAAAGCCGCTCGATCAACACCAGGCCGAACAGGTCATAAACCGGCTGAACGGACTGATGAGCGTTACAGCCAGGTGGCCGAAGACGGATGTGCTGGAAGTCGATTACGACCTGATGCAGATCACGGCCCGTCAGATAGAAGGGGCATTGGAAGCGGTGGGTGTGGACCTGGGCGGAGGCTGGGGCGAGCGCTTGAAGCGCTCCTTCGTGCATCTGCTTGAGGAGACTGAATCCGCGTCGCGGGAAGTCGAGCCCATGGGCGGTTCAGGACATTCCGGTCATGGCCATCACTGA
- a CDS encoding efflux RND transporter periplasmic adaptor subunit, with amino-acid sequence MTRKMLTIIWMSLALGLGGCGQDRESGAAAAEAGAAAAAGTSAGKNGEREILYWVAPMDPNYRRDRPGKSPMGMDLVPVYADEAGDRLEIDPVMVQNLGVRTAEVQRERLWRRIDTVGYVDYNENYISHIHLRTDGWIDRLYVKSDGERVQKGDVLFEVYSRELVNAQEEYLQALNTGNAGLKLASHERLQALGMSPAQIDRLGRTRKVEQRVAYHARQDGIVAALNIREGMYVQPKTEVMTLADLSSVWLMADVFERQADWVEVGQPAEVRLPYLPGEVWEGEVEFVYPTLDARTHTLKVRLRFDNLQERLKPDMYADVRIFAGASEPGLVIPLEALIRTGENERVILALGEGRFSAREVVSGIESGDWVEIRRGLAEGDRVVTSGQFLIDSEASIRGTLNRLDAAGDESDSARPAMAQEPVAGMGTVQEVKADAGRLNITHQPIEALGWPGMTMDFRVAESVDLGAVEAGDEVHFVLTPDGDGGYRIGELHVMEAQQ; translated from the coding sequence ATGACCCGGAAGATGCTGACAATAATCTGGATGTCCTTGGCGCTCGGTCTCGGCGGCTGCGGCCAGGATCGGGAGTCCGGGGCGGCTGCGGCGGAGGCCGGCGCTGCAGCCGCGGCCGGCACGTCGGCAGGGAAAAACGGCGAACGCGAGATCCTCTACTGGGTTGCGCCCATGGACCCGAACTACCGCCGCGACCGGCCGGGCAAGTCGCCCATGGGCATGGATCTGGTGCCCGTCTATGCCGACGAGGCCGGCGACCGGCTCGAGATCGATCCCGTGATGGTGCAGAACCTGGGGGTGCGTACCGCCGAGGTCCAGCGCGAGCGTCTGTGGCGGCGCATCGATACGGTCGGCTATGTCGACTACAACGAAAACTACATCAGCCACATCCATCTGCGCACCGATGGCTGGATCGACCGGCTGTACGTGAAGTCCGACGGCGAACGCGTGCAGAAGGGGGATGTGCTGTTCGAGGTCTATTCGCGCGAACTGGTCAACGCCCAGGAGGAATACCTGCAGGCGCTGAATACGGGCAATGCGGGTCTCAAGCTGGCCTCGCACGAACGGCTGCAGGCGCTGGGCATGAGCCCGGCCCAGATCGATCGGCTGGGCCGTACCCGCAAGGTCGAGCAGCGCGTGGCCTACCATGCCCGTCAGGACGGCATCGTCGCCGCGCTCAATATCCGCGAAGGCATGTATGTGCAGCCGAAAACCGAGGTGATGACGCTGGCGGATCTGTCCAGCGTCTGGTTGATGGCGGACGTGTTCGAACGCCAGGCCGACTGGGTCGAGGTCGGCCAGCCGGCCGAGGTGCGCCTGCCCTATCTGCCGGGCGAGGTATGGGAGGGCGAGGTCGAGTTCGTCTATCCGACCCTGGATGCGAGGACCCATACCCTGAAGGTGAGACTGCGCTTCGATAATCTGCAGGAGCGGCTCAAGCCGGATATGTACGCGGATGTGCGCATCTTCGCCGGTGCCAGCGAGCCGGGGCTGGTCATCCCGCTCGAGGCGCTGATCCGCACCGGCGAGAACGAGCGCGTCATCCTGGCCTTGGGCGAGGGCCGCTTCAGCGCCCGGGAGGTGGTTTCGGGCATCGAATCCGGCGACTGGGTGGAGATCCGACGCGGGCTGGCGGAGGGTGACCGTGTGGTTACATCCGGCCAGTTCCTGATCGACTCTGAGGCCAGCATCAGGGGGACGTTGAACCGGCTGGATGCGGCCGGGGACGAGTCGGACAGCGCGCGGCCAGCGATGGCGCAGGAACCCGTTGCCGGCATGGGCACGGTGCAGGAGGTCAAGGCCGACGCCGGCAGGCTCAATATCACCCATCAGCCGATCGAAGCCCTGGGCTGGCCCGGGATGACCATGGATTTTCGCGTGGCGGAGAGCGTTGATCTCGGCGCCGTGGAGGCCGGCGATGAGGTGCACTTCGTGCTGACACCGGACGGAGACGGCGGCTATCGTATCGGCGAACTGCATGTCATGGAGGCGCAGCAGTGA
- a CDS encoding P-II family nitrogen regulator — MSVTPMQGFGEHKDFFHEDPLTRPVRVERFTADHRSTALVDAIVQTARTGEASDGPVAVLPVTGVFRIQSKKPAGAAEL, encoded by the coding sequence ATGAGCGTGACACCGATGCAGGGGTTCGGAGAGCACAAAGATTTCTTTCATGAAGATCCGCTGACCCGGCCCGTAAGAGTGGAGAGATTTACCGCGGATCATCGCAGCACCGCCCTGGTCGATGCCATCGTGCAAACCGCCCGTACAGGCGAAGCGAGCGATGGACCGGTCGCCGTCCTGCCGGTCACCGGGGTGTTCAGAATTCAGTCGAAGAAACCGGCTGGAGCAGCGGAACTCTGA
- a CDS encoding SHOCT domain-containing protein, whose translation MHSDDWGWGFFGHGFGLIFWIVAIVLVVGLVVGLSGRGGGDGGRSTPSAREILKERYARGEIDKEEYERKMKDLDR comes from the coding sequence ATGCATTCTGATGACTGGGGCTGGGGCTTCTTCGGACACGGCTTCGGCCTGATATTCTGGATTGTGGCGATCGTGCTCGTCGTCGGCCTGGTCGTGGGGCTGAGCGGCAGGGGCGGAGGGGACGGGGGGCGCAGCACACCCAGTGCCCGCGAGATCCTGAAGGAGCGCTATGCCAGAGGCGAAATCGATAAAGAAGAATATGAACGCAAAATGAAGGATCTGGATCGTTGA
- a CDS encoding cation diffusion facilitator family transporter: MAISAWLTGIYFIIEMGIGIWTGSIAVISDAFHTFSAVGGVLVAIIAARLARRPADEDRSFGWYRAEIIGALVNGGFLLGMALVVIVMGAMRLADPIELPTGPMLLAAAGGLVTEFISLGLIWKESRSDLNVKGALWHIIQTFVGSLLIIVTAVVIRYTGFLLIDPILGMAFGFVLLWASWGILRDAAHLLMEGTPADVSLAEVVEALEKQDGVEDAHHVHAWALTSGRYVFSGHIRAADGADPQQVLSAAVAMLKERFRFFFVTLQVETERLDESGAEAIDVAHGRGGAGSRS; the protein is encoded by the coding sequence ATGGCGATATCGGCCTGGCTGACCGGGATCTATTTCATCATTGAGATGGGCATCGGTATCTGGACCGGTTCCATCGCCGTGATCTCGGATGCCTTTCACACCTTCTCCGCCGTGGGCGGGGTGCTCGTGGCCATCATCGCCGCGCGGCTGGCCCGCCGGCCCGCCGACGAGGATCGCAGTTTCGGCTGGTACCGGGCGGAGATCATCGGCGCCCTGGTCAATGGCGGCTTTCTGCTCGGCATGGCCCTGGTGGTCATCGTTATGGGCGCGATGCGCCTGGCCGACCCGATTGAACTGCCCACAGGCCCGATGCTGCTGGCCGCGGCCGGCGGCCTGGTGACCGAGTTCATCTCCCTCGGTCTTATCTGGAAGGAGAGTCGCAGCGACCTCAACGTCAAGGGTGCGCTGTGGCATATCATCCAGACCTTCGTCGGCAGCCTGCTCATCATCGTCACCGCAGTGGTGATCCGTTACACCGGGTTCCTGTTGATCGATCCCATCCTGGGCATGGCCTTCGGATTCGTGCTGCTGTGGGCGAGCTGGGGCATCCTGCGGGATGCCGCGCATCTGCTGATGGAGGGCACGCCGGCGGACGTGAGCCTGGCGGAGGTGGTCGAGGCCCTGGAGAAACAGGATGGCGTCGAGGATGCGCATCATGTTCATGCCTGGGCGCTGACCAGCGGACGCTATGTGTTTTCCGGGCATATCCGTGCCGCCGACGGGGCGGATCCCCAACAGGTGCTGTCCGCAGCCGTCGCCATGCTAAAGGAGCGGTTCCGCTTCTTCTTTGTCACCCTGCAGGTCGAAACCGAACGCCTGGATGAATCGGGTGCGGAGGCGATCGACGTGGCGCATGGGCGAGGGGGTGCCGGATCCAGATCATGA
- a CDS encoding heavy metal translocating P-type ATPase — translation MTSHDHTGHTAAGQGQHDHHAGDQGHDHSGHGHHAGMIADFRRRFWVSLALTVPILVLSPMIQAFLGLERALAFPGDAHVLLALSTVVYFYGGWPFISGLLSELRQRQPGMMTLIALAISVAYFYSSAVVLGLAGKVFFWELATLIDVMLLGHWIEMKSVMGASGALEALVRLMPTTAHRLNDQGESEDVPVTELNPGDRVVVKPGEKVPTDGMIVSGQTSLNESMLTGESRPVEKGEGEEAIGGAINGEGAITLEIRKTGNETYLSQVIEMVRKAQESRSRTQDLANRAAQWLTYIALSVGGLTLAAWLGLGREFNFALERMVTVMVITCPHALGLAVPLVVAVSTSLAAGSGLLIRDRAAFERARNLQAIVFDKTGTLTEGRFGVSDVVALEGRSEEQVLQLAAALESQSSHPIAAGIVRSAQERGITPGQVSDFENLPGKGAQARVDGTLVRVVSPGYLRSENIELDDNRPGQLMEQGKTVVYVLEENRPIGAVALSDIVREESRDAIDRLKGMGIQCMMLTGDAEAVARTVADELGLDDYFAEVLPDQKAEKIREVKQRGLSVAMVGDGVNDAPALVESDLGVAIGAGTDVAIESADIVLVKSDPRNVADIMALSRATYSKMIQNLWWATGYNAFAIPLAAGVAYTAGVVLSPALGAALMSLSTVIVAINAKLLGRYAQ, via the coding sequence ATGACATCGCATGACCATACCGGCCATACGGCGGCCGGGCAGGGGCAGCACGACCACCACGCCGGCGATCAGGGGCACGATCATTCCGGCCATGGCCACCATGCCGGGATGATTGCCGATTTCCGCCGGCGGTTCTGGGTCTCGCTGGCGCTCACCGTGCCGATTCTGGTCCTGTCGCCCATGATCCAGGCGTTTCTGGGCCTGGAGCGGGCGCTGGCGTTTCCCGGCGATGCCCATGTGCTGCTGGCGCTTTCGACCGTTGTGTATTTCTACGGCGGCTGGCCCTTCATCAGCGGGCTGCTGTCCGAGCTCAGGCAGCGCCAGCCGGGCATGATGACCCTGATCGCCCTGGCGATCTCGGTGGCCTATTTCTATTCCTCAGCCGTCGTTCTGGGCCTGGCGGGCAAGGTGTTCTTCTGGGAACTGGCCACCCTGATCGATGTCATGCTGCTGGGCCACTGGATCGAGATGAAATCGGTGATGGGGGCTTCGGGGGCATTGGAGGCCCTGGTCAGGCTGATGCCGACCACGGCCCATCGTCTGAATGACCAGGGCGAGAGTGAGGACGTGCCGGTCACGGAACTCAACCCCGGCGACCGGGTGGTGGTGAAACCGGGGGAGAAGGTGCCGACCGACGGGATGATCGTCAGCGGCCAGACCAGCCTCAACGAGTCCATGCTCACCGGCGAGTCCCGGCCGGTGGAGAAGGGCGAGGGCGAGGAGGCCATCGGCGGGGCGATCAACGGCGAGGGCGCCATCACCCTGGAGATCCGCAAGACCGGCAACGAGACCTATCTCTCCCAGGTCATCGAGATGGTCCGCAAGGCGCAGGAGAGCCGTTCGCGCACGCAGGACCTGGCCAACCGCGCGGCCCAGTGGCTGACCTACATCGCCCTGTCCGTCGGCGGCCTCACCCTCGCGGCCTGGCTGGGGCTGGGCCGGGAGTTCAACTTCGCCCTGGAGCGCATGGTCACAGTCATGGTGATCACCTGCCCGCACGCCCTGGGCCTGGCCGTGCCGCTGGTGGTGGCGGTGAGCACCAGCCTGGCGGCGGGGAGCGGCCTGCTGATCCGGGACCGCGCCGCCTTCGAGCGCGCCCGCAACCTCCAGGCCATCGTGTTCGACAAGACCGGCACCCTCACCGAGGGCCGGTTCGGCGTCAGCGATGTGGTGGCATTGGAAGGCCGCAGCGAAGAGCAGGTGCTGCAGCTGGCAGCCGCGCTGGAGAGCCAGTCCTCCCACCCCATCGCCGCCGGCATCGTGCGTTCGGCGCAGGAACGCGGCATCACGCCCGGCCAGGTATCCGACTTCGAGAACCTGCCCGGCAAGGGCGCCCAGGCCCGGGTGGACGGCACCCTGGTGCGGGTCGTCAGCCCCGGCTACCTGCGCAGCGAAAACATCGAACTGGACGACAATCGCCCGGGGCAACTGATGGAGCAGGGCAAGACGGTGGTCTATGTGCTGGAGGAGAACCGGCCCATCGGCGCCGTGGCCCTGTCCGACATCGTGCGTGAGGAATCCCGCGATGCCATCGACCGCCTCAAAGGAATGGGGATCCAGTGCATGATGCTCACCGGCGATGCCGAGGCGGTGGCCCGGACCGTGGCCGATGAGCTCGGCCTGGATGACTACTTCGCCGAGGTTCTGCCTGACCAGAAGGCGGAAAAGATACGCGAAGTGAAGCAGCGCGGGCTGAGTGTGGCGATGGTCGGCGATGGGGTGAATGATGCCCCCGCCCTGGTGGAGTCGGACCTCGGTGTGGCCATCGGCGCGGGCACGGACGTCGCGATCGAGTCGGCGGATATCGTGCTGGTCAAATCCGACCCGCGCAACGTGGCCGACATCATGGCCCTGTCCCGAGCCACCTACAGCAAGATGATCCAGAACCTGTGGTGGGCAACGGGCTACAACGCCTTTGCCATCCCGCTGGCCGCCGGTGTGGCCTACACCGCCGGGGTGGTGCTCTCGCCCGCCCTGGGCGCGGCGCTGATGTCGCTCAGCACGGTGATCGTGGCGATCAATGCGAAACTGCTGGGGCGGTATGCGCAATGA
- a CDS encoding efflux RND transporter permease subunit translates to MIETIIRWSIRNRFLVLLLTVILAVWGGYSLKTTPLDAIPDLSDVQVIIKTSYPGQAPQVVEDQVTYPLTTTMLSVPGAVTVRGYSFFGDSYVYVLFDEGTDLYWARSRVLEYLSQAQDRLPPGVTPALGPDATGVGWIFQYALVDRTGRHDLAQLRSLQDWFLKFELQTVEGVSEVATVGGMVRQYQVVVHPNRLRAYGIPLAQIKQAIQRGNQEVGGSVIEMAEAEYMVRANGYIQSIDDLEGIPVGVNANGTPVLLGDIADIRLGPQMRRGIAELDGEGEVVGGVVIMRWGGNALATIQAVKAKLDQLRPSLPEGVEIVTTYDRSGLIERAVATLKHKLVQEFLIVALVCALFLFHLRSSLVILISLPLGVLAAFIVMKHQGINANIMSLGGIAIAIGAMVDAAIVMIENLHKHLEQAKDAAVDRWETVAKAAGEVGPPLFFSLLIITLSFLPVFTLQAQEGRLFAPLAFTKTYAMAAAAGLAITLVPVLMGYFIRGRILSEQRNPVNRALVAAYRPVINGVLRFPRTVLAVTLLVAVSMAWPLAGWWPLDKRLGSEFMPPLDEGDLLYMPTTFPALSIGKARELLQQTDKLIASVPEVERVFGKIGRAETATDPAPLTMIETTILLKPREQWRAGMTLEGIKQELNRVVKIPSLANSWTFPIQTRIDMLATGIKTPVGVKVAGPDLDVIQEVGAGIEAVLKQVPGTASAFSERVAGGRYVTIDIDRSAASRFGLNIADVQDIVRTAVGGINLTQSIEGLERYPVNLRYPRELRDSLSRLRNLPIVAANGKQLALGDVASIRVEEGPGMIKSENARPNGWIFVDIEGHDLGGYVEAAQAAVREQVSLPPGYSVSWSGQYEYMQRAQQRLALVLPVTAGIIVLLLYLNFRRLTEVAIILATLPLALVGGVWLLYGLGYDLSVAVGVGFIALAGVAVEIGVVMLVYLNLAWRRRREQARGEGRSPNREDLHAAVLEGGLMRVRPILMTVATIIFGLLPVMLGGGTGAEVMQRIAAPMVGGMVSATVLTLLVIPAVFLLWRGRGLER, encoded by the coding sequence GTGATTGAGACGATCATCCGCTGGTCGATCCGCAACCGCTTCCTGGTCCTGCTGCTGACCGTCATCCTGGCGGTGTGGGGCGGTTACTCGCTGAAGACCACGCCGCTGGATGCGATCCCGGACCTGTCCGATGTGCAGGTCATCATCAAGACCAGTTATCCGGGGCAGGCGCCGCAGGTGGTGGAGGACCAGGTGACCTATCCGCTGACCACCACCATGCTGTCGGTGCCGGGCGCGGTGACGGTGCGGGGATACTCATTCTTCGGCGACTCCTATGTCTATGTGCTGTTCGACGAGGGCACCGACCTGTACTGGGCCCGCTCGCGGGTGCTGGAATATCTCTCCCAGGCGCAGGACCGGCTGCCGCCCGGGGTCACGCCGGCACTGGGGCCGGATGCCACCGGCGTGGGCTGGATCTTCCAGTACGCCCTGGTCGACCGCACGGGCAGACACGATCTGGCGCAGCTGCGCAGTCTGCAGGACTGGTTTCTCAAGTTCGAACTGCAGACCGTGGAGGGCGTGTCCGAGGTCGCCACCGTGGGCGGCATGGTCAGACAGTATCAGGTGGTGGTGCATCCCAACCGGCTGCGCGCCTACGGCATCCCGCTGGCGCAGATCAAGCAGGCCATTCAACGCGGCAACCAGGAGGTCGGCGGCTCGGTCATCGAGATGGCCGAGGCCGAATACATGGTCCGCGCCAACGGCTACATCCAGAGCATCGACGATCTCGAGGGCATCCCGGTGGGGGTGAATGCCAACGGCACCCCGGTGCTGCTGGGCGATATCGCCGACATCCGGCTGGGGCCGCAGATGCGCCGCGGCATCGCCGAGCTCGACGGCGAGGGTGAGGTGGTCGGCGGTGTTGTCATCATGCGCTGGGGCGGCAATGCCCTGGCCACCATCCAGGCGGTGAAGGCGAAGCTCGATCAGCTCCGGCCCAGCCTGCCCGAGGGGGTGGAGATCGTCACCACCTATGACCGCTCCGGCCTGATCGAGCGCGCCGTGGCGACGCTCAAGCACAAGCTGGTACAGGAGTTCCTGATCGTGGCCCTGGTCTGTGCCCTGTTCCTGTTCCATCTGCGTTCGTCGCTGGTGATACTGATCAGCCTGCCGCTGGGGGTGCTGGCCGCCTTCATCGTGATGAAGCACCAGGGCATCAACGCCAACATCATGTCGCTGGGCGGCATCGCCATTGCCATCGGCGCCATGGTGGATGCGGCGATCGTGATGATCGAGAACCTGCACAAGCATCTGGAGCAGGCAAAGGATGCGGCCGTTGACCGCTGGGAGACGGTGGCAAAGGCCGCCGGTGAGGTCGGTCCGCCCCTGTTCTTCTCGCTGCTGATCATCACCCTGAGCTTTCTGCCGGTGTTCACGCTGCAGGCACAGGAAGGACGGTTGTTCGCGCCGCTGGCCTTCACCAAGACCTATGCCATGGCGGCCGCGGCCGGTCTGGCGATCACCCTGGTGCCGGTGCTGATGGGCTACTTCATCCGCGGCCGTATCCTGTCCGAGCAGCGCAACCCGGTGAACCGGGCGCTGGTGGCGGCCTACCGCCCGGTGATCAATGGCGTGCTGCGGTTTCCCCGTACCGTCCTGGCCGTCACCCTGCTGGTGGCCGTCTCCATGGCCTGGCCGCTGGCCGGCTGGTGGCCGCTGGACAAGCGTCTGGGTTCGGAATTCATGCCGCCCCTGGACGAGGGTGATCTGCTCTACATGCCGACCACCTTTCCGGCATTGTCCATCGGCAAGGCGCGCGAACTGCTGCAGCAGACCGACAAGCTGATCGCTTCGGTGCCCGAGGTCGAGCGGGTGTTCGGCAAGATCGGACGCGCCGAGACCGCGACCGATCCGGCACCGCTGACCATGATCGAGACCACCATCCTGCTCAAACCGCGCGAACAGTGGCGCGCGGGCATGACCCTGGAGGGGATCAAGCAGGAACTGAACCGGGTCGTGAAGATTCCGAGTCTGGCCAACAGCTGGACATTCCCCATCCAGACCCGCATCGACATGCTCGCCACCGGCATCAAGACGCCGGTGGGTGTGAAGGTCGCCGGCCCGGACCTGGACGTGATCCAGGAGGTCGGTGCCGGGATCGAGGCAGTGCTCAAGCAGGTCCCGGGCACGGCCAGCGCCTTCTCCGAACGGGTGGCGGGGGGGCGCTATGTCACCATCGACATCGACCGCAGTGCGGCCTCGCGCTTCGGGCTGAATATCGCCGACGTGCAGGACATCGTGCGCACCGCCGTCGGCGGCATCAATCTCACCCAGAGCATCGAGGGGCTGGAGCGTTACCCGGTCAATCTGCGCTACCCGCGCGAACTGCGCGATTCCCTGAGCAGACTGCGCAATCTGCCCATCGTCGCAGCCAACGGCAAACAACTGGCGCTGGGCGATGTGGCCAGCATCAGGGTCGAGGAGGGGCCGGGTATGATCAAGAGTGAGAACGCCCGCCCCAACGGCTGGATCTTCGTCGATATCGAGGGGCATGATCTGGGCGGCTACGTCGAGGCCGCGCAGGCCGCCGTGCGCGAACAGGTCTCACTGCCTCCGGGCTATTCGGTCAGCTGGTCGGGCCAGTACGAATACATGCAGCGGGCGCAGCAGCGTCTGGCCCTGGTGCTGCCGGTGACGGCCGGGATCATTGTGCTGCTGCTCTACCTCAATTTCCGCCGCCTGACCGAGGTTGCCATCATCCTCGCCACCCTGCCGCTGGCACTGGTCGGTGGGGTCTGGCTGTTGTACGGGCTCGGCTACGATCTCAGCGTGGCCGTCGGTGTGGGCTTCATTGCCCTGGCGGGCGTGGCGGTCGAGATCGGGGTGGTGATGCTGGTCTATCTCAACCTGGCCTGGCGGCGGCGACGTGAACAGGCGCGCGGGGAGGGACGCTCTCCCAACCGCGAGGATCTGCATGCGGCGGTACTGGAAGGCGGCCTGATGCGGGTGCGGCCCATCCTGATGACCGTGGCGACCATCATCTTCGGCCTGCTGCCGGTGATGCTGGGCGGCGGCACCGGCGCCGAGGTGATGCAGCGCATCGCCGCGCCCATGGTCGGCGGCATGGTCAGCGCCACCGTGCTGACGCTGCTGGTGATACCGGCGGTGTTCCTGCTCTGGCGCGGGCGCGGGCTCGAGCGCTGA
- a CDS encoding glutaredoxin family protein, whose product MNVKIMATRECTHRPNLERELNELGVPYELLFVEENPEAVARYVVRHSPTLIVDDRVVFHGQPSEHELRAFFENAGAKG is encoded by the coding sequence ATGAACGTCAAGATCATGGCAACCCGGGAATGCACCCATCGCCCCAATCTGGAACGGGAGTTGAATGAGCTCGGTGTGCCTTATGAACTGCTGTTCGTGGAGGAGAACCCGGAGGCGGTGGCGCGTTATGTGGTACGGCATTCGCCCACCCTTATTGTCGATGACAGGGTTGTGTTCCACGGGCAGCCGAGCGAGCACGAACTGCGCGCCTTCTTCGAGAATGCCGGCGCCAAGGGCTGA